The sequence GTCGATCGAGTGGGTACGGTGGCAGGCTGGCAGCAGTCCTACTGTCGCCTTCTTTTTCTTAGAAAAGCCTGAAGGTTCTTGGACGGGGGAGGGCAAACTGACAAGCTGTTGCAGTGCTCTAGGTCGATTTGAGAACGGCCGAATGGTTCGTTCCCGCAGCTAGGTCGATTTGGTGTGGCGTGGTTGCTGCAGTGGTAGCCACGACGATTCAGAAGTTCATAACGGGCACAGCGCCCGATCTGTTAGGTCGTGACGTAAAAATAGAGCAGAAATAAGAGCATGCATGCACAAACAGGATCGATCATTCGGAGCCGTCCAACAGCTCAACTCCGACTCGTATATGCAAAAGCGAACACCTGGAGCGCCAAGTTGCCGTGTAGAGCTCGACACCCTATGACTCGCTTGCGTGAGCCGCCACCAGGCGTGCATGCTCGTGCGCGCTGGCACAACGGCACACGTGAAATGATGGGGCATGGTTTGATGTATAACTAGTACTGGCTAGTACTAGTAGAAGTAGTTGATTTAGCTAGCGACCAAATAGGTTTGCTAACCTCCTAAAAAGTTGTTAGTTTTTGGCAAGTTTTGCCATCGCCAAATATTGTTAGCAAAACTTTGGTAACAACCGAACAAACCTTGAGTAAGAAACGTTAAGAGCAACTGGCCTTACCATGGACCCTTAATTAAGAAACATTAAACATGCTATACTTGGCAAAGTAACTGACCTCGCTGCGGATGATGATGGAGGTGGCGGCGCCGGCCTCGGCGAGGTCGTAGGCGATCTCCATGCCGGAGTTGCCGGACCCGACGACGAGCACCGCCTTCCCCTCCATCCCCTTGCCCGTCCGGTACTCGCAGGCGTGCATCACATTCCCGGGGAAGCCGTCCAGCCCCGGCACCTCCGGCAGCACCTTCTCGTCGTTCTCCCCAGCGGCGGCCACCAGGTACCTCGCGGCGTAGCGCTCCACCAGCCCGGTGGCGTGGTCGACGGCCTCGACGACCCACGCGCCCCGCGCCTCGTCGAAGCGGGCCTCGCGGacctcgcggcggagccggacgcgGACGCCGAAGCGGGCCGCGTAGTCGTCGAGGTAGCGCACGAAGTCGTCGCGCGGGAGGTAGGTCGGGGCCGCGGGGCCGTGCGGCGCGTGCGGCAGCGCCGAGTGCTGCTTGGCGAGGTGGAGGCGGATGCGGTCGTAGGTGCGGTTCCGCCACAGCGACCCCACGCAGTCGTCGCGCTCCAGGACGAGGCTCCGCACCCCGCGCAGCGACAGGCACGCGGCGGCCGCCAGGCCCGACGGGCCCGCCCCGACGATGATCACCTCCTcctcgtgctcctcctcctcctgtggttTGTCCCCCTCCGCCGCCTGCGCCATTGGCGTCCCTCGGGGTTCACGCCGGGGTGACAGAGGAGGAGAGAAGGTGAGACGTAGGGCGGCGAGGAGTAGAAGCTAAGCGACGGGTTTTTTGGGGGCTTTATAGGAGGTGGGGTGAGTTGGTGGACGCGTGTCACGGCAGCTGCAAGCAAGGGTGGAGTGCCGTGGAAGGGTCCTCGCGGCGGTGCCGGGGCCCGCGTAACATATTTTTAGAACGCTGGGCATCTGCTAGCAAATACTACTACTAGACAGGCCGCGCCGCCGCGGTCACGGGTCCTCTACGTGCATGGAGTGTCGTCTATGTAATGGGTACAGCTCCTCTACAAAAGGAGAAATGGAATGGGTACAATGGCAGCCATCAGTCGTCAGTTGACATACAGCAGTCCTGTTGTCCTCTTCTTTCCTAGAGAGACCCGAAGATTCGAAGGCCACTGATCGCTGGATGGAACTATAACTCAAAGTTAGGGCATAGCCAACGCTAGCCGCAAATTTGTTTCGGCATTGGACGCTACCCTATCCGTATACATTTCAACCATTGTTTGAATTAACCGGATAAAATTTATGCAAACACGGTGAATTTCATGTAAAtcagacgaaattcattacatttcgaacattTTTGTAACTAAAAACTAAACCGAACTAAGGTAAAACTAGTCTACGGGCGGCGCCGGCGGATATCCATTCCCACGACACGGATACCTTTCACAAGTCTACAGCCGGCCACGGCGGATCTCCATTGTCTTCCCCCATGTCCAGCACCCTGCTCATCCGACTGCCATGAGCCCGAGTGGTATGTGCTTCAGCGCAAAGGGAGGCTTGATTCCCCATGTTCGGCAGCGCCGCTCATCGGAGTGGAACCGTCGGGATGTCCTTCAGCCGGAGGGGAAGGGGACGGCAGTGGCCTGCGACCGGACAAGACACCAGATGTGTACGCcagcgtcgcctcggcggtggccttcatgggacccaagagGTGACGACCTctcatgttctacttctccttgatgatcgCGGCGGGTGCGGACGTGATGGACGCTTCCTCGTCGATCTTCGCGAAGTCAGCTTCTTTCTCCGTCTATAGAGCGCAATTACGCAAATGTTGACGGCGAATGGCTTGGTCATAGGCATGGGAGGTGCGGTGCGACATGGCGTTGTTCATGATATCCATGATTCTTGTGTTGCCGTGGTCCATGACGCGTCGGATTGGAGCTTCTGCCTCTATGAGCTGGCCTGCAGCGGCCTGCGCGTGGAGAGGGTTGGAACGGAGAGTTGCCTGGCTCTTATCCGGCCGGCTCGACGGGCCACCCAGCCGACTTTTATGCCAGAGAACTCGTCCTCTTGCTTGCCAGATGCCATAGAGATTGTGGAAAAAATGGTGCAAGGGGGAGATGGGAGCGGAGTGTGGTGCGATTTTTGCCTGGCATCTGGCATCGTTTAAATAGCGGGGCTGGAGCCAACCGTCGTTGTGATTAATGACAAGCGGCTCACCAatagacgtgtggccggagtagattTCTCGGCACACGCGTGCGTTTATTGGAGGAAGGCAAAAATTCTCTATCGCTATGAATGCGGCGAGGAAGGGTGTTTAGTTGGGCGTGTAGCGGGCAGAGCTCTCTCTCGGCTGACGCAACACTTCAATgccagcgccagtgagaggtcgcgtacgTTCTACTCAGCGTCAATGCGTAGCGGCCACTCTCCAGCAGCATGAACGCAGGCAGCTAGCGCCGGGCCGGAAGTGCGCACAGGCGAGGGAGTTTTTTTTTGGTAGGCCAGGGTGACCAGACTTGGGAGTGGCTGCGGTCCAGATGCCCGCAAAGGCCCCCTATTTTTTCTCCGGTTTGCGGGAAAAAGTACGACCGAACCGTCCAGCCGACCAATACAGGCCCGTGGTGGGTGTATGCAGATAGTTTTGGATGGTCGGCTTCTGCATCTGTATCCGCGGACTGGTCCCTCTGTCCGCTAACGGATGTTTGCGGGTGGTTTAGAGGTAAGGGCATCTCCATCGCagaccctgatgtctactacgcaacttattcttgtagactcgtggtgggcctccaagcgcaaagttttgtaggacagtagaaattctccctcaagtggatgacctaagatttatcaatccgtgagaggcgtaggatgaagatggtctttctcaatcaaccctgcaaccaaataacaaagagtctcttgtgtccccaacacacccaatacaatggtaaattgtataggtgcactagttcggcgaagagacggtgataaaagtgtagtatggatggtagaaatatatttttataatctgaataaataaaacagcaaggtagcaagtagtaaaagtgagcaaaaacagcattgcaatgcttgaaaacaagacctagggttcatacttccactagtgcaaaaTTTctaaacaatgataacataattggatcatataaaaatccctcaacgtgcaacaaagaatcactccaaagtttctagcggagaacgtaggacgaaaatgtgcatcaatccctatgcatagattaccccaatgtcacttcgggaatccgtgagttgagtgccaaaacatacatcaagtgaatcaatataataccccgttgtcaccatgggtatccatatgcaagacatacatcaagtcttctcaaatccaatattcaatccaaAGTAACGAAACCTCATAGAGCAAgagtcaattcatcacaagaaggtagagagggaagaacaccataagatccaaatatattaacaaagcttgcggtagatcaagatcgtgccaaatcaagaacacgagagagagagagacagagaaagatcaaacacatagctactagtacatacccttagccccgagggtgaactactacgtactcatcatggtggctgccgggatgatgaagatggcctccggtgattatttcccccctctggcagggtgccagaacggggtcccaattgttttttcgtggctacagaggctcgcGGTAGCGGAACTTCCGATTTAGGGTTCTTTCTAGAAGTTATGGGGGTACTTTGCGTTGGAATCAAGCCAGGGGGTGCTCGGAGGGTGCCCGAGGGACCCACAAGCTCAAGAGGCACGCCCCCatgcttgtggcctcctcgatgacCTCCTGGTCCAGCTCGTTGCTccgtgggtctcttctggtccataaacgatcaccgtaaattttcagcccattctgagaatttttatttttgcccaaaaaatgacaccacggtagttctgctgagaacatcgtcagtccgggttaattctaatcaaatcataccacaaccatataaaattgttgtaaacatggcatgaatacttcataacttATAGAAACATTGGAGACAtaacagcatccccaagcttaattcctgctcgtctcgagtaggtaaatgataaaagaaataatttatgaagtgtgaatgctagcatagtgcacaaatttgatcaatgatagttccaaacatttttttctagcatcattatataccATAAACAGTAGCTCATCCCATAAACTTCTCATaatcaagtagcaagctattcacatgttaaagcatatacCATAAACTTTATTGAATACTAACGAACTATGttttcagtcatcaaacaattgcaattcatcttattttcaggaagggtctatgtaagagctttgattagCAAATTCCAaacactcaactatcatataatcttccatgattgctgacactcaaagcacatttttagaacaaatagcatccgtcgaacacaaagaaagataggggcttaatgtttcgcctcccaacttatttatcatatagataactatcaacaataataattcatgatcaaatatatttgaatggccatatatgcttggatctttccccaccacatgatactTGCCAACTAGAGAGTAATTCGGGTtgaaatgagaaggaatactactgactcttgcataaaagtaaaagatagacccttcgcagagggaagcatggatttgcagaggtgtcagagctcgaagcttttaaaacagagatgaatataattttgataggtatgctttcattgtcaacatagtgACCGAGAGTTCCCAATACCTTCCATGCTAGACAccttataggcggttcccaaatagaaaggtaaagtttttactccccctccaccaaaaaacacaagccatggcgagccgaatcctcgggtgccctccataccaacaacgaTCCAAGGgagttttgtttcattattatattttgattttgattttgactttgatcataggactgggcatcccaattacgagccactttctcatgaatgacaagcgaataaacactcatcacgcgaataacccacctagcatggaagatacttgCCACCCCCTATCGCTTCATGAgtgatttgggcatacaaaacatattattatttgaagatttagagtttgacacatgcaaatttacttggaacagcgtgtaaataccacatataggtagatatggtggactcatatggaataacttttgggtttaaggaagtggatgcacaagcag comes from Triticum aestivum cultivar Chinese Spring chromosome 5B, IWGSC CS RefSeq v2.1, whole genome shotgun sequence and encodes:
- the LOC123112030 gene encoding probable indole-3-pyruvate monooxygenase YUCCA11, with product MAQAAEGDKPQEEEEHEEEVIIVGAGPSGLAAAACLSLRGVRSLVLERDDCVGSLWRNRTYDRIRLHLAKQHSALPHAPHGPAAPTYLPRDDFVRYLDDYAARFGVRVRLRREVREARFDEARGAWVVEAVDHATGLVERYAARYLVAAAGENDEKVLPEVPGLDGFPGNVMHACEYRTGKGMEGKAVLVVGSGNSGMEIAYDLAEAGAATSIIIRSELHLVTKEIWNVAMTLYRYLPLWLIDRIVLLMCSVVFGDTSRYGLRRPAIGPFSMKIHTPAYPVVDVGTYAKIKTGEIQVLPAMKAVHGNVVEFADGKRHPFDAIVFATGYRSTTKKWLKSDDGLIGEDGMARRSFPEHWKGENGLYCAGMVRRGLYGSCEDAESIAEDISKKKKPDQA